The candidate division KSB1 bacterium genome segment TTTCAGAGGGGACGCCGGGAAGGATAAAACATTTCTTGCCTTCTCTTTCAAAAATCAACCCGGGCGCCGTACCGATTGGATTGCCGATGAGCTGAGCTTTTTCCGGAATCCACGCCTGGTCTTCATTTGTTGCGGACATCTTGCGGCCGCGTTTTTCGAATCTACGCTTGAGTCGTTCAAGTATTTCCCCTTTAAAAATTAATTTTGATTCAAAAAACTCAGCGGCTACTGTTTTGGTAATATCGTCATGGGTGGGGCCGATGCCACCGGTTGTAATGACTGCATCACTTCGGTGCATGGCAGTTGCAAGTGCGCTTTTGAGATCATCGGCGTCATCGCCGACAGTGCTGATCCATTTGACTTCGACACCAAGAGAGGTGAGGTGTTTGGCCAACCAGGAGGCGTTGGTATTGACGGTTTGCCCGATAAGGAGCTCATCACCGATTGAAATAATTTCGAGGTTCATGATTTTATCTCACGCAAAGACCCCGACAGACGTCGGGGCAAAGATTTAATTTAAAAAATAATAAATCAATCTCAAACAAAGAGCGCTGTAAATTCCCGCAATCACATCGTCCATCATCACGCCCCAACCATGGGGTATTTTTTCAGAGGAGTTTGCCGGGAACGGTTTCATGATATCAAAGAATCGAAAAAGAAGAAAGCCAACCACCAGCCAAATCAGAGTTTTTTCAAAAAGAGCTACCGTAATCAACATTCCTACGATTTCATCAATAACGATGATCTGGTTGTCATGAACTTTGGTTTCTTTCTCGACCTGGTTGGCTGCCCATACTCCAGTAAAAAAAATCAAGGCAATTCCTACTAAAGAATAGACAGATTTGCTCTCCGGAATCGCCCAATATAAAAAAAGCCCAAAAAGACTTCCCGCTGTTCCGGGCGCTTTAGGGGCGTATCCTGTATAAAATCCAGTGGCTATAAGACGAGCGATAAAACTCATTTACGGCACATTGGTTGGCATAAAGACTCGATAAAAAGCGATAACCATCCGTTTGAAAACACTGCGGTTTTCAACCAAATAAAA includes the following:
- a CDS encoding phosphatidylglycerophosphatase A, whose protein sequence is MSFIARLIATGFYTGYAPKAPGTAGSLFGLFLYWAIPESKSVYSLVGIALIFFTGVWAANQVEKETKVHDNQIIVIDEIVGMLITVALFEKTLIWLVVGFLLFRFFDIMKPFPANSSEKIPHGWGVMMDDVIAGIYSALCLRLIYYFLN